The proteins below are encoded in one region of Lentimicrobium sp. L6:
- a CDS encoding 4'-phosphopantetheinyl transferase superfamily protein gives MLSLYTFQLLEEGEFNRFYPEICSQLPISVQQKVDTFRFPADKQRSLMGDLMVRKFYSQKLNQNPKEIDFEYTEHQKPLLKNVDGEYFNISHSGNYVVVAFSDKPVGIDVELIKKDRRNIAERFFTPSEIIDMNAAGTEEEQIKYFYQLWTLKESYMKAIGDGLTMSLSSFSFAKNEEGYYLSKSKYGSDWFFHSQEWNGDAFLSICSKYPQIQNQSPFEIELARKLFTSSA, from the coding sequence ATGCTTAGCTTATACACATTTCAACTATTAGAGGAGGGTGAATTTAATAGATTCTACCCAGAAATATGCTCCCAACTACCTATTTCTGTTCAGCAAAAAGTAGATACCTTTAGATTTCCTGCTGACAAACAAAGGAGTTTGATGGGTGATTTAATGGTGAGAAAGTTCTACAGTCAAAAGCTTAACCAAAATCCAAAGGAAATTGACTTTGAGTATACCGAGCATCAAAAGCCCCTGCTAAAAAATGTAGATGGAGAATATTTCAATATCAGTCATAGTGGGAATTATGTGGTGGTGGCCTTTAGTGACAAACCTGTTGGCATTGATGTGGAATTGATAAAAAAAGATCGAAGGAATATTGCAGAACGATTCTTCACTCCTTCAGAAATTATAGACATGAATGCGGCCGGTACCGAAGAAGAACAAATCAAATATTTCTATCAACTTTGGACCTTAAAAGAAAGCTATATGAAAGCCATTGGTGATGGCTTAACCATGTCATTAAGTTCATTTTCATTTGCTAAAAATGAGGAAGGTTACTATTTGTCCAAAAGCAAATATGGATCGGATTGGTTTTTTCATTCTCAAGAATGGAATGGTGATGCTTTTTTGAGTATTTGCTCTAAATATCCCCAGATACAAAACCAAAGCCCTTTTGAAATAGAACTCGCTCGAAAGCTTTTTACATCATCTGCTTGA
- a CDS encoding glycerate kinase — protein sequence MYKIIIAPDKFKGALSGLQFCDIVEEALKKHLDSVEIKKLPLADGGDGTVEVLEYYMGGERVEVEVHDPLARMIKASYLYSPKKRMAFIEMADASGIRLLKNEELNPLKTSTFGTGELIKHAIEKGALHIILGIGGSATNDAGMGMARALGYRFYDLNHEELLGKGEDLNRLMHIDTTSVFSELKDIKFHVACDVDNPLFGENGAAHIYAPQKGAHAPMVATLDGGLQNFSNIINNQFNFDLQNIAGSGAAGGLGAGTVLFLDAELKSGIALIKEIAHFDEQIKGADWMISGEGRLDEQTFSGKVIKGVMDSKTNQKLAVFCGFSELDEQDLAKYGVDYLAEVKAYAKNIDDSIKNSSNYLARVAEEFALKLKA from the coding sequence ATGTATAAAATCATAATCGCACCCGATAAGTTTAAAGGCGCTCTCAGTGGATTACAGTTTTGTGATATTGTGGAGGAGGCCCTTAAAAAACATTTGGACTCCGTAGAAATAAAGAAGCTTCCTTTAGCCGATGGTGGCGACGGAACGGTGGAGGTATTGGAGTATTATATGGGAGGTGAACGAGTGGAAGTAGAAGTACATGATCCGCTAGCAAGAATGATTAAAGCATCCTATTTATATTCACCAAAAAAGAGAATGGCTTTCATAGAAATGGCTGATGCTTCAGGTATTCGTCTATTAAAAAATGAAGAACTGAACCCATTAAAAACCTCAACTTTTGGAACGGGTGAACTCATTAAGCATGCCATTGAAAAAGGTGCCCTGCATATCATTTTAGGAATTGGAGGAAGTGCTACTAATGATGCAGGTATGGGGATGGCCCGTGCCCTAGGCTATCGATTTTATGATTTGAATCATGAAGAATTATTGGGGAAAGGAGAAGATTTAAACCGATTGATGCATATTGATACCACATCTGTTTTTTCCGAACTCAAAGACATTAAATTCCATGTAGCTTGTGATGTGGATAATCCATTATTTGGTGAAAATGGTGCAGCTCATATTTACGCTCCTCAAAAAGGAGCCCATGCACCAATGGTAGCCACCTTAGATGGAGGATTGCAAAATTTCAGTAACATTATTAATAATCAGTTCAACTTTGATTTACAGAATATTGCAGGTTCTGGAGCGGCGGGAGGCCTTGGAGCTGGAACAGTTTTGTTTTTAGATGCTGAATTAAAATCAGGCATAGCTTTAATTAAAGAAATAGCCCATTTCGATGAGCAGATTAAAGGAGCCGATTGGATGATATCGGGCGAGGGGAGGCTCGATGAGCAAACCTTCTCTGGAAAAGTCATCAAAGGAGTGATGGACTCAAAGACCAATCAAAAATTAGCTGTTTTCTGTGGTTTCAGTGAGCTCGATGAGCAAGACTTAGCGAAATATGGAGTAGATTATTTGGCTGAAGTAAAGGCTTATGCTAAAAATATCGACGATTCCATTAAAAACTCATCCAACTATCTCGCACGGGTCGCTGAAGAATTTGCTCTGAAACTAAAGGCTTAG
- a CDS encoding glycosyl hydrolase-related protein codes for MKKKTAHIISHTHWDREWYLNSKYTNEWLIPFFNNLFRMFEKEPDYIFVLDGQMAMVEDYFEELDKHKYNVNEYKRQIRKYVKQNRLFIGPYYLQPDWQLLSEESLVRNFTYGIQAAKELGGAMNVGWMLDNFGQISQTTQLHNQFNLEGLFVWRGVEMEPTDVQSEFMWKSPDGTVLPSMYLLDSYRNVMRLAEHNDIMKDRVYDEVNKLSPFATTNQILLMNGYDQEMIPDDIQPYISNGKMDTEEFEIIQSNPVKYIRDVMEEKPDLKTLEGALYSGRFISVFPGVMSARMYLKLQNDEQQKALEKRVEPLSTLVWALGGEYEQTQIKEAWKTLLKNHPHDSICGVSIDDVHTDMENRTRVVHMLTQSLTEQKLKELCSLIDTSNSATEDVKIVFNTSMQERSENVDFEDASYYVKDIPAMGYKLIEESDENEDKLIVGGLDISNKHIKVCFNSNGSFTILHKSSGKLFENLGIIEDRADTGDEYNYSYPDVDKIITSEHVEAQIEIVEQSDSKVIIRTQYDLELPESDAENHTCRSEKLRKLPLINYYTIESDSGIVKCKTHLRNTVKDHLMRVIFPSGVDTDIAYAGSPFDVVKRPIHIEDYDESSIPEDVKKVIIGAREAKPNTIFLNREFVDLNDGVDGLSVFSKGLPEYQVINDDQIALTLFRSVGWIAKEINSRIGDAGPEIFTPDAQCLREMQFEYAVYPHEGNIEKAEVCQKSNIYNSDLISCTTDKHQGEIKTNKSYFSASDSLNTMKVTAIKRSEDGKSIIIRGYNSAEQSTKVSVNSAFKINKASLSNLLEEAQEELKLDKSAVSFDLASKKIFSLRLDIDREDLEMSKDCELIVDQNKNRESFEDYEYAAYVTEEDIQSEIERADALKDRAHHPMWRRTALEAQLSAILARNRFNEVKTTELGYGLNEARVQRRVYDYIKQFKNPDAE; via the coding sequence ATTGGGATCGCGAATGGTATCTCAATAGTAAATATACCAACGAATGGTTGATTCCATTTTTTAATAATCTATTTAGGATGTTTGAGAAAGAGCCAGATTATATCTTTGTGCTCGATGGTCAAATGGCTATGGTAGAAGATTATTTTGAGGAGTTGGACAAGCATAAGTATAATGTAAACGAGTACAAGCGTCAGATTAGAAAATATGTGAAGCAGAATCGTTTATTCATAGGTCCTTATTATTTACAACCCGATTGGCAACTGCTCAGCGAGGAGTCTTTGGTAAGAAATTTCACCTATGGAATTCAAGCGGCTAAAGAATTAGGTGGCGCCATGAATGTGGGTTGGATGCTTGATAATTTCGGTCAGATTTCACAAACTACCCAGCTTCATAATCAGTTTAACTTGGAAGGCTTATTTGTTTGGCGTGGTGTAGAAATGGAGCCAACTGATGTACAATCAGAGTTTATGTGGAAATCACCCGATGGAACAGTGCTTCCATCCATGTATTTATTAGATAGTTATAGAAATGTGATGCGATTAGCAGAGCATAATGACATTATGAAAGATCGAGTTTACGATGAAGTAAACAAGCTCAGCCCTTTTGCCACCACCAATCAAATTTTATTGATGAATGGTTACGATCAGGAGATGATTCCTGATGATATCCAGCCCTATATCAGTAATGGGAAAATGGATACCGAGGAGTTTGAAATCATCCAATCGAATCCGGTGAAATATATCCGTGATGTGATGGAGGAGAAACCCGATTTGAAAACCTTAGAAGGCGCTTTATATAGTGGAAGGTTTATTTCTGTTTTTCCAGGCGTGATGTCGGCACGTATGTATTTAAAACTGCAAAACGATGAACAGCAAAAGGCACTCGAAAAACGCGTAGAACCTTTGTCAACTTTAGTATGGGCATTGGGAGGCGAATATGAACAAACCCAGATAAAAGAGGCTTGGAAAACCCTCCTCAAAAATCATCCTCACGATAGCATTTGTGGGGTGAGTATCGATGATGTTCATACCGATATGGAAAACCGAACCAGAGTGGTTCATATGCTTACTCAATCCTTAACAGAACAAAAACTGAAAGAGCTTTGTAGCCTTATCGATACTTCTAATTCTGCTACTGAGGATGTGAAAATTGTCTTCAATACCAGTATGCAAGAGCGCTCCGAGAATGTGGATTTCGAAGATGCTTCTTATTATGTGAAAGATATTCCAGCTATGGGATATAAACTAATAGAGGAGTCTGATGAAAACGAAGATAAGCTTATAGTTGGGGGTTTAGATATTAGTAATAAACATATTAAAGTATGTTTCAACAGTAATGGTAGTTTTACCATTCTTCACAAGAGTAGTGGGAAGTTATTTGAGAATTTAGGTATCATAGAAGATAGAGCGGATACTGGTGATGAGTATAATTATTCTTATCCCGATGTAGATAAAATTATTACTTCGGAACATGTAGAAGCACAAATAGAAATTGTAGAGCAAAGCGATTCAAAAGTTATCATTCGTACTCAATATGATTTGGAGCTACCAGAGTCTGATGCTGAAAACCATACTTGCAGAAGCGAAAAATTGAGGAAGCTTCCTTTGATAAATTATTATACCATTGAGTCGGATTCAGGAATTGTAAAATGTAAAACTCACCTGAGAAATACCGTAAAGGACCACCTGATGCGTGTGATTTTCCCAAGTGGTGTTGATACGGATATCGCTTATGCTGGAAGCCCATTCGATGTGGTGAAGCGTCCCATTCATATTGAAGATTATGATGAGTCTTCTATTCCTGAGGATGTAAAAAAAGTGATTATTGGAGCTAGAGAAGCCAAACCCAATACTATTTTCTTGAATCGTGAATTTGTAGATTTAAATGATGGTGTGGATGGTTTGTCGGTTTTTTCAAAAGGATTGCCAGAATATCAGGTGATAAACGATGACCAAATTGCGCTTACTTTATTCCGCTCAGTAGGATGGATAGCCAAAGAAATCAATTCTAGAATTGGCGATGCAGGGCCAGAGATTTTTACTCCAGATGCCCAGTGTCTGCGTGAAATGCAATTTGAATATGCCGTTTATCCCCACGAAGGAAATATAGAGAAAGCTGAAGTTTGTCAAAAATCGAATATTTATAATTCCGATCTCATTAGCTGTACAACCGATAAACATCAAGGTGAGATAAAAACAAATAAGTCCTACTTTTCGGCTAGTGATTCATTAAATACCATGAAAGTTACGGCTATAAAGAGAAGCGAGGATGGTAAATCCATCATTATTAGAGGATATAATTCAGCAGAGCAAAGTACAAAAGTATCGGTGAATAGTGCTTTCAAGATAAACAAAGCCAGTCTAAGCAATCTTTTAGAAGAAGCACAAGAAGAATTGAAGCTGGACAAGTCAGCGGTATCCTTTGACTTGGCCTCTAAAAAGATTTTCAGCTTGAGATTGGATATTGATCGAGAAGACTTAGAAATGAGTAAAGATTGTGAGCTCATTGTTGACCAAAATAAAAACAGAGAATCTTTCGAAGATTATGAATATGCCGCTTATGTAACAGAGGAAGATATTCAATCGGAAATAGAAAGAGCGGACGCATTGAAAGATAGAGCCCATCATCCCATGTGGCGTAGAACAGCATTGGAAGCGCAATTATCGGCTATTCTAGCTCGCAATAGGTTTAATGAAGTGAAGACTACTGAATTGGGTTATGGACTAAACGAAGCTAGAGTTCAACGTAGAGTTTACGATTATATTAAGCAGTTTAAAAACCCCGATGCAGAATAA